In the Zingiber officinale cultivar Zhangliang chromosome 5A, Zo_v1.1, whole genome shotgun sequence genome, GAAGAAGTATCGAGGCAACGAGAAGAGTTTGAGCCCATAAATAGAGCATACTTCCCCAAATTATTCATTGGGATTATGGCGCCTTTATTTGTATCCACCTTCCAAACTTTTAGTTTCTTAATATGGTGTTCTGATACTTTGTCCGATACTTTGTCTACAGTTACCTGTGTGATCAATAAATCACCCGATGCAAAAAAAGCACATGTCGAAAGTAAAATTCCTAATGTATGGCATACCCATCATCTAGATTCGTATCCTCGTCGGAGTTAAATCCGGCACAGAGAGATCGTATGCCGCCACGATCACCTTCTTATTTTCTTTAGTTTGTGATACCACCTAGAGCTTGCCATCGTGGAAGGCTATGTCGGCATAGTAATATAGATCACTAGGGATCATCGTCCACTTCTCATCTCCTGCGCTAACAAAGAACAAGAAGTCTTTCAACTCAAAAGGACAGAAGAATACAAAGACAACTTTGTAATCTCCTCATCGAGAGGGATCTGAGGATAACGCCGCCTTCATAGCCTCAAAATTCTAGTTGTACACGGTGGGAATTGAGGGAAGGTCAATCTGCACGTGATAGGGTTTATGCGCTGAACAGTACTAACCTCGTCGGTGGTTATGAGCCAACCATGAGAAGATCCGACGATTTTCTTAAGGATGTTTGGAGCATGGCTCGGGATAGCATACTCGCGGTCCTCCAATAGACTGAAGAAGTCGTAGGTGTTTCGAACGTTATTTTCTCCATTAATGAGAATTTGGTTTTCCGGCACAACTCATGGGATATGCGGGTGTTGATCATCATGGCTGCGACAGACCTCATCGACCACGACGGACCAACGTGAGCATACAGCGGAGCAGCGAAAGAGGTCGCGGACGAAGAGTTTGGATAGGATTGAGTATAAGATGTCCATAGGAATCTCCGACAAGGAAGTAGACATCTAGAAGAGATGATGATGGCTACAAAAAAAGGGCAATTAAATTGCATATCCGGTATCCCTCTTCCTTGCCAACCACCCCTATTTAAAGGACCTCGTCGTCTCTATAAATTTTGTTACACATATTAATTTGATGTGAACAATTCAAAAATAGTATATATGTTATTAATTTGTTACAAATTATTAGTACAATAATgtttttataataattaaatattctatttatataaactgttttaaaaatagcataaaataaaatcaattttaaaagtaaaaattttTTAGTTGGAAAAAAAAAGATAGCGAGATCTTATGATTTTAATCTttttaccttaaatataattttaatttatggcTAATAGTTAAAATTGAtgcatatatcatttttttttaaaaaaaatatatgtggGCCTAGGGCGAACTCAATTGATAAGTACATAAGTTAAATGATCATAATAGTCAAGGACTCGAAATTATGAGGGTGTGTTTGTTTGAGAATTATCTTTAATAGCCTTAGTTATATATCCAAGGTTATTAATGAAAACCTTGTTTCGTTTAGATAATCGATGATTCCGGAGTAATGTTCCATACGCGACACGTCAGTAAAAGGACATGCAACCAGGAATCAGAAAATCTTGAAAAATTGAGGTTTTTCTTAATTGTGGagttaatgaattttttttatccaaaataccctcgaataagagaaaattgtgacaaaaaataaaaatgtaaagaagaaaaataaaaaatataaaaaataaaatttaaaaacttaaaaaaaacaaaaagacgtaaaaaattaaaaaaaaataagaaaatagaaaaaatgtaaaaaaaaccataaaaatagaaaaagcataaaaaaaataaaaataaaaaaatataaaatataaaatataaaaaataaaaatagaaaaaaaaacattaaaaatttaaaaaacataaaaataataataataaatgttaaaaaaattgaaaaaaacatataaaaataaaaaaatagaaaaaataataaaataataaaatgttaaaaaattgaaaaataaaataaaaaatagaaaaaaaagtaaaaacataaaaaatgtaaaaaatagaataaatgtaaaaaacataaaaataaaataaaaaaaaaatttaaaaaaaacataaaaataaaaaacgtaaaaaaataaaatattaaaaaaacattaaaaatttaaaaaatgtaaaaaaataaaaaataataaaaaactgTGTAGTACGTTTTGTAACTGAccatatagtaaaatattaaactaaggtattcattaaaacttgtaaacaaataaatttttgtgGCATTacttaggttgaaccaaacaatatttggttatgttttattctccataatcttagttatatgattacctggtaatcacatgactaatgttatacatgataacttgaaccaaacgtagAGATGGCAATTccacccgaacccgatggaggatccgatacccgacccgaatggaggagggtatggagggactatcaatacccgatacccgacccgaatacccgattagataatatatatacatatattaaagaaaattttaatacttTACATGAACTATGCAATTACAATAGGGGCTATTGCAAAATTTTTTGGGTGTAAGCAAAATTTACTTGCCAAACTCCAATTTGTGCCAAAACATAAAGATAGTTCATGTAAAGTGtttggatagaaagaagaaaaattaaaactatagaagatatttgatcctttaatgggtatgggtatacccatcggagatcctatacccgatgggtatggggacggaggatatagaatccgacccgaacccgatcCATTGCCATCCCTATCCAAACGCATCCTAAGAGATTTTAGAACATCTGTACGGACCTCAGCGTATGCACTTACTAAATTTAGATTCCTACTGAACTCCATCTCAATGACGTGGGGAGATGGGGGGGGGGACTGTTAAGATAGTGATACcaacacatttttttttaaaaaaaaaatatgtgatATTTGAATTCAATTCAAAgctaaaaaaacaaaataattttgcCTCAAGGAGATTAATTCGAAACAAAATTTGAGTttgtttaaattttgattagagcctaatcaaattataatttgaaatgatttgaatttgaatttagttCGAGTTAGTGAGAccttaacttaatttaaatatatttaagtaaaaataattagaGTTAAATTCGACAAATTTAATTTGAGAGTGCAAATTTAatcataaaattataattttagttTATGTGGCTTCTCGAGCATACTCTCCCTACTTGGCAAGTTTACAATGAGATTCACGGCGCTCGAGAGACTCACAGGCAATGATAAAGTCATGGGCAATCGTAGAACTCTTGAGCCACGATAAGGCCATGACTCACCATGAAGTATTCCGTcatttagattaaaattttcattattatatttgaaaaaatcatttttagattaacaaaaaaaaaatattttcccccTCATTCAATAGTTTTTATAATAGTTTATCTTTTTCTCATATGACATTGTTTAAGTCAAATTAGGTAGGCGCCAGAAGGGAGCCTACTCCCACTTAAGATTCCAATGTGAGATGTTATTCCAACAAACATATGTGAACTTTTGAAAGGAATGGAACACTAGTTGTGATGGCCTTAATGTTTGGGAGAtgtgtttcctcataattgatttagTTGGTGAGTATAGTTGTAAATGAATGAAATATTCGTGAATAAGTTTGGTGTTCagtttgataaaatttatttatgttcgttcaatatacacaagattaattaaataaataagcttgaacaactcgttaaaataaacaaataagcttgaacacatatgtattcaactcgttaacgttcgtgaacaacgttcatgaataatattcgtaaacaacattcgtgaacaacgtttgtAAACAATGTTCACCAATAATATTCATTAATAACACTACACTTAAGCATATAAAAACACCAATATTCGCTGCAATGACGAATTCAAGTTAGACAACAAGACATCAGTACCGGACTGCTGGTTGAACTCATTTACTGTCTATGCAGTCTCATAAATTAACACTTTGCAAATCAGTAATGTTTTACTGGCTTGGAATATAAAGAAAATTGTGAAATGAAAAGCTTCCTTAAAGAGGACAACTTCCTAACTATTAGCTACGGAGAAAAGGTCTTTACACTTCAATTTAAATTTCAGTTTCAAATGTTCCAAATTATTCCCGTATTCTTATTCATTTCAGTTTTCTCATTTTACATGTTATATAAAAGATCATGAGGGCATTTTCTCATCTATGAGGAAAATTACAAGATTTCTTTACACTTCAAGCCTCTCTGCCATCCTCTGTTCTTGGCTGTCGTACATTACATGCCTGCTCCTCCTGCTCCCTTCGCTGCTGAAGGCAAGTGAGGAGCTCGTGGTAGGTGACGTCGAAGACCAGCAGGTCGTTGTCCGATCGCTGCACCAGCTTCTTCGCGTGCGGGGCAGCCGAGGGAGGCGCTCGCTGTGGGTGCACCGGAAATAAGCTCTGCAACAAGACAAGATCAAGAGTTTATCGAAATGGCATGCAGTTTAATTCGTTCGACAAAATTCAATCTCTTTATGATTAGAGAAGAGTGACTGACCTTGGATATTTGGCTCTCTTTCTGTCCGTACTTTAACACCTTCGACTCCCCAGCCACCGAGCTCAGCCTCACTTTGCGCGTCCTCGAGTGCATCGCATCGCCTTCCTGCATATTAAACCCCAACAGCATTCATCACCGGTCAGCTTCGTGCCCAAGCGGCCAATGCGTGTTTGCGACGTATGTACCTTCTCTTGGGCGTCTCGCTGCTCGGAGGCCGATCGCTAGCAATGAGAATCGAGTTCTGGATGGAGGACATGAGCCTGGGCGCTAGAGCCCTGCAGAGGTCGAGATCATGCAGGTGCGACTCCATCTGCTTGATTAGCTCGAGGTCCTGGTTGAGCTCGGCCAGAAGAGCGGCAGCGTGGGCATTGGCCTCCATGGGGAACCGATCGAGCAGGTGAGGTCCGATCGGAGAGAGATCAGGAGGCGGAGGAGTTATACAAGGATGAAGAAGACAGCGCGTGAGAATGCAAAGGCGGGGGAATTTCGTCGCCGTGGAGGAGGGAGGATGAATCTGCTCTGCATGGGGAAAACAAGGTTGATCGAATGCTGGAGGAAGTTGCATGCAGTTGAAAAGCaaccttttcaaaaataaataaataaagacatttttatttatttatttattttctaaatcaGTATTCATTCGCGCTTCATCCTATTATTCAATCATTTATAATTATTCACCCTACCAATTGAGATGGTTGATATACACGTGATGACGTGACTGCTCTAATAGAATTTAGAGTAAAAAAAATACTCAATCAAGTAGTTAACCTTTTTCATACAAAGGTAGTTAACTTTTTTTTCAAGGTCAATAAACTAAGATAAATATattccataatttttttttaaagagtaTTAAGAGGTGATAGTTTTAGCTTTTAATTTAATCATTTATAATTATTCAATTATCCTTTAGTAATATTCAGTATATTATATTCAGCttaatttatgaatttataaCGTACATGATAAAAGTTATAAAATCATAATGATCGATAGtaaatattatagtaattatattATAATGTAAAATTATTATCAATGTTGAATAAATTAAATATGTGTTTTAGTAATTagagtttataaaatttatagtatctacgtataaatttataattattacaaCGTACTCAATCAATTAACATTTAAGCgaggtataataataataataataataatactacgttgaataattatatatatgattgaataataaaataattataattttatgagtgATAATCTGAATGTTCCCTGGTGTCGTAGCCTCAGAACTCGATAGATCTACTTAAGACAATTAGATAGATAGATTGTTTATTAtaaatacttttaaatttatgattaattttgatttatttttattaatcggTAATACTGgatgccaatttttttttttaaacgacgACCTTTCTACTTTTTTCCAATAAAATTTGATCTAGTGCTTGAGGTTGAATACAACACGACTCGTTGGATCATACTCAATCGTTCAACACAATACGCAAAAGGATGACACACTATCTCTGAGAATATTAAATATCGTTGTGGGCCCAATCACGATTAATAAGCAGTTGTGGTGTGATGGAATAACAGCCACATGGAGGAGAAGCGTTGGGACATTGTCTATACTCAGGGCGTAGTACAGTTGGGAGCATATGATcttatggtcaaaaagttcaggATTTGATTCTCGGATTATTATTATCTGAGCTTAATGTCTCTGTCATACACTTTCAATTATGTATctatatttacctccctccatatccgtaaaACCGACTATAAGGGGTCACTGATGTGCAAGCAGGATTCTCTAATCCGCACTTTGCAGACTAAAGGATGAACCATAAACATATATTGATTGATTTGAATGGATCACCCCATCTATTTAACAGATGGGATCCAAACATAAATC is a window encoding:
- the LOC121979414 gene encoding uncharacterized protein LOC121979414 yields the protein MEANAHAAALLAELNQDLELIKQMESHLHDLDLCRALAPRLMSSIQNSILIASDRPPSSETPKRRYIRRKHALAAWEGDAMHSRTRKVRLSSVAGESKVLKYGQKESQISKSLFPVHPQRAPPSAAPHAKKLVQRSDNDLLVFDVTYHELLTCLQQRREQEEQACNVRQPRTEDGREA